A window from Abyssisolibacter fermentans encodes these proteins:
- a CDS encoding response regulator transcription factor, with translation MKKILVVEDDTALNNGIVLSLSQNDFEFSKAYTIKQAKDYINKIDFDLIILDINLPDGSGLDLCKQIRQTLSVPIIFLTANDMEIDVVTGFELGGDDYITKPFSLSILRARVKSLLRRTEQLVKSKKYEYENFIFDFDNMSFHKGTEEIILSKTEQKLLKILVENKNNVLTRAILVDKIWTDGAEYVDENALSVTIRRLRNKLEDSPNKPKYIKTVYGVGYSWIEKPLEKDLV, from the coding sequence ATGAAAAAAATACTTGTTGTTGAAGATGATACTGCATTAAATAATGGAATAGTATTGTCTTTAAGTCAAAATGACTTTGAATTTAGTAAAGCATATACAATAAAACAAGCAAAAGATTATATAAATAAAATAGATTTTGATTTGATTATTTTAGACATCAATCTGCCTGATGGCAGTGGTTTAGATTTGTGCAAACAAATTCGCCAGACCTTGAGTGTACCGATTATTTTTCTTACAGCAAATGATATGGAAATTGATGTTGTAACTGGATTTGAACTTGGTGGAGATGATTATATTACAAAACCGTTTAGCTTAAGTATTCTAAGAGCAAGAGTAAAATCACTTCTTCGAAGGACAGAACAGCTAGTTAAATCAAAAAAATATGAATATGAAAATTTTATATTCGATTTTGATAATATGAGTTTTCATAAAGGTACAGAGGAAATAATATTGAGTAAAACAGAGCAGAAACTGTTAAAAATTTTAGTGGAAAATAAAAACAACGTATTAACTCGTGCAATACTTGTGGATAAGATTTGGACTGATGGAGCAGAATATGTTGATGAAAATGCTCTTTCTGTGACAATAAGAAGACTGAGAAATAAATTAGAGGATAGTCCAAATAAACCAAAGTATATCAAAACGGTATATGGAGTAGGGTATTCGTGGATAGAAAAACCTTTAGAAAAGGACTTAGTATAA
- a CDS encoding sensor histidine kinase: MKKDKLSFALVYVKFGIVYILGTLVFVYCSEDIFLSIIFSIFVSGLVLMFVLAVRKRIRAVIKRMDDMVDSAINNEEFEVSFNDRNISALENRLSRFISISKTVSKEREKEKNKIKSLISDISHQTKTAMANLLLYSQLLQEQSLSIETKQLVNEISASSEKLNFLIQALVKMSRLETGVINTSVGLSSVYELLQNEVSEIKNKAGSKNITIDLTCYNSIKAVFDNKWTGEAIYNILDNAVKYTEDGGEIKVSAVQYEIFTRIDISDNGIGIEDQEINNIFKRFYRCNNVSECKGVGIGLYLARKIISMQGGYIKVKSKPKMGSTFSVFLPNKI; this comes from the coding sequence ATGAAAAAAGATAAATTATCATTTGCTTTGGTTTACGTAAAATTTGGAATTGTTTATATTTTAGGCACATTAGTTTTTGTTTACTGCTCAGAAGACATCTTTTTATCAATTATATTTTCTATCTTTGTAAGTGGATTAGTTTTAATGTTTGTGCTGGCAGTAAGAAAGAGAATAAGGGCTGTTATAAAAAGAATGGATGATATGGTTGATAGTGCAATCAATAATGAAGAGTTTGAAGTGTCTTTTAATGATAGAAACATATCAGCTCTTGAAAATAGACTAAGCAGGTTTATAAGTATTTCAAAAACTGTTTCAAAAGAAAGAGAAAAGGAAAAAAACAAGATAAAGAGTTTAATATCAGATATATCTCATCAAACCAAAACAGCTATGGCAAATCTACTATTGTATTCACAGCTTTTACAGGAGCAGTCATTATCTATAGAGACTAAACAATTAGTAAATGAGATATCAGCTTCATCGGAAAAACTTAATTTTTTAATACAAGCTCTTGTAAAAATGTCTCGTTTAGAGACAGGGGTTATTAATACAAGTGTGGGTCTATCATCAGTTTATGAATTACTCCAAAATGAAGTATCAGAAATAAAAAACAAAGCTGGTAGCAAAAACATAACTATTGATTTGACCTGCTATAATAGTATAAAGGCAGTGTTTGACAATAAATGGACAGGTGAAGCTATATACAATATATTAGATAATGCAGTAAAATATACTGAAGATGGTGGAGAAATTAAAGTATCAGCAGTACAATATGAGATATTTACACGCATAGATATAAGTGATAACGGTATAGGTATAGAAGATCAAGAAATAAACAATATATTCAAACGCTTTTACCGCTGTAATAATGTAAGTGAATGTAAAGGAGTTGGAATAGGATTATATCTTGCAAGAAAGATTATTTCAATGCAAGGAGGATATATTAAAGTTAAATCAAAACCCAAAATGGGATCAACATTTTCTGTGTTTTTACCAAATAAAATTTAG
- a CDS encoding ABC transporter ATP-binding protein produces MTILKTNNLKKYYSKEPNIVKALDDVSLEVKNGEFVAIVGTSGSGKSTLLHMLGGLDRPNSGNVIVDGNDIFSLEDDELTIFRRRKIGFIFQNYNLVPMLNVYENIVLPIELDGNRIDQEYVDQVIDTLKLSEKLNNLPNNLSGGQQQRVAIARALAAKPAIVLADEPTGNLDSKTSQDVIGLLKTTSKKFNQTIVMITHNEEIAQLADRIVRIEDGIIVSKVVE; encoded by the coding sequence ATGACAATATTGAAAACAAATAATCTAAAAAAATACTATAGCAAAGAACCTAATATTGTGAAAGCGCTAGATGATGTTTCATTAGAAGTGAAAAACGGGGAATTTGTAGCGATTGTAGGAACATCAGGAAGTGGTAAATCAACTTTACTGCATATGCTTGGAGGACTTGATAGACCAAATTCAGGTAATGTAATAGTTGATGGGAATGATATTTTTTCATTAGAAGATGATGAACTTACAATTTTCAGACGAAGAAAAATAGGTTTTATATTTCAAAATTATAATCTAGTACCAATGCTAAATGTTTATGAGAACATAGTACTGCCAATTGAGCTTGATGGAAATAGAATAGATCAAGAATATGTTGACCAAGTTATTGATACTTTAAAATTATCAGAGAAGCTCAATAACTTACCTAATAATCTTTCAGGAGGACAGCAGCAACGTGTAGCAATAGCAAGAGCATTAGCAGCAAAACCTGCGATAGTTTTGGCTGATGAACCAACCGGTAATCTTGACAGTAAAACAAGTCAAGATGTTATAGGTCTTTTAAAGACAACAAGTAAAAAATTCAACCAAACAATAGTTATGATAACGCATAACGAAGAAATAGCACAGCTTGCAGATAGAATAGTGCGAATAGAAGATGGAATAATTGTAAGTAAGGTGGTTGAATAA
- a CDS encoding ABC transporter permease has protein sequence MLEIDNKKIMNRLSKRSLKNNKMRNIFVIIAIVLTTTLMTTVFTCGVSFYKTYDFHARMGKGVDSDGDINGGFDQYEKVKEHDEVKKAGILCDLATSYIRSKEVTGNRIYLKYADSSLFEMNYVKPIEGDYPKTSEDILVPTFFLDLFSMPYEVNQKVSLNVPITEDGKEIIKPITFNICGYYKAVIPPTSNYGEIFTDFSFIDKYNPQLPKGLNEINIQTKSLNSFSSSFEAMEILDKISKDVGGTGISISPDFYNASKLSDSITMLVPILVLALLVALCGYFLIYNIFDISVINDIQFYGLLKTIGTTKKQIKKLIRKQVIILSITSIPIGLIIGYLIGIKFAPMVISMTTYKDFMKLSKSPYIFIISSIFVFLTILISCRKPMRMASQISPVEAVKYAGDISKKKVKINKRTKKNNIYRMGFANVLRNKKKTLVTVISISLSSIIFIVVCNVTIGYDEYKISDRYSQSDISIYHHTAKWHQEVPYKPIDYKLYEDIQKLDIVNKADIYYMGRTYPDYKNRGDIRTDYFSKSELKNKGLLKEEINSIMKARNGYYCDLLNEKGNVAVSTLGVPAEKIETEIKNCEILSGNVDKEKFKTGNYIIFQSPNDFYHESDVGGNIIKAGDKLDLSFYDYARDIYIDKEFTVMAVIESQDMFGQYNIMNKDSIILSNKAFQEIYSNYKEQILTIEIYTKEHLSKQDVDKIERLIRSTGNFQIEMESKYEWLQNFIEEKRAISIMGYSLSFIIGFIGILNMINTLITSILMRRRELASLQSIGMTKKQLKRMFLAEGGSLSLLSLVTILPVSLYLSIMTANSLMFSGFNLLIYLISLIGICLLLFILSITVASIMIKNITKESIVERLRITE, from the coding sequence ATGCTTGAAATTGATAACAAAAAAATCATGAACAGGCTGTCAAAAAGAAGCCTTAAAAACAATAAAATGAGAAATATTTTTGTAATCATTGCAATTGTACTTACAACTACTTTGATGACAACTGTTTTCACGTGTGGAGTAAGCTTCTATAAAACATACGATTTTCACGCAAGAATGGGAAAAGGTGTTGATAGTGATGGTGATATCAATGGTGGTTTTGATCAATACGAAAAAGTCAAAGAACATGATGAAGTTAAGAAAGCAGGGATTCTATGTGATTTAGCTACTTCTTATATTCGTTCAAAAGAAGTTACAGGGAATAGAATTTATTTAAAATATGCTGATAGTTCACTTTTTGAAATGAACTATGTAAAACCTATAGAAGGAGATTATCCAAAAACAAGTGAAGATATATTAGTTCCAACGTTCTTTTTAGACTTGTTTTCTATGCCTTATGAAGTAAATCAAAAAGTGTCTTTGAATGTACCAATAACTGAAGATGGTAAAGAAATTATTAAACCTATAACATTTAATATATGTGGATATTATAAAGCAGTAATACCTCCTACATCAAATTATGGTGAAATATTCACAGATTTCAGTTTTATAGACAAGTACAATCCTCAGCTTCCAAAAGGTTTAAATGAAATTAATATACAAACAAAATCACTCAATAGTTTTTCTTCATCATTTGAAGCAATGGAAATTTTGGACAAAATCTCAAAAGATGTGGGAGGAACAGGTATTTCTATATCTCCTGATTTTTACAATGCATCAAAACTTAGCGATTCGATAACTATGCTTGTGCCTATTTTGGTTTTAGCGCTTTTGGTAGCTCTATGTGGATATTTTTTAATTTATAATATTTTTGACATTTCCGTAATAAACGATATTCAATTTTATGGACTTTTGAAAACAATAGGTACAACTAAAAAACAAATAAAAAAATTAATTAGAAAACAAGTGATAATTTTATCAATAACTTCTATTCCTATTGGTTTAATCATAGGTTATTTAATTGGGATTAAGTTTGCTCCTATGGTAATTTCAATGACGACTTATAAAGATTTTATGAAGCTATCAAAAAGCCCGTATATATTTATAATATCTTCTATATTTGTATTTTTAACTATATTAATAAGTTGTAGAAAGCCTATGAGGATGGCTTCGCAAATTTCACCTGTTGAAGCTGTGAAATATGCAGGAGATATAAGTAAAAAGAAAGTAAAAATAAACAAACGAACAAAGAAAAACAATATTTATAGAATGGGTTTTGCAAATGTTCTTAGAAACAAAAAGAAAACCCTAGTAACAGTAATTTCTATTTCTTTGTCATCAATTATTTTTATAGTAGTTTGTAATGTTACAATAGGTTATGATGAATACAAAATATCTGATAGATATAGTCAATCAGATATCTCAATATATCACCATACAGCAAAGTGGCATCAAGAAGTTCCTTATAAACCTATAGATTATAAATTATATGAAGACATACAAAAACTAGATATTGTCAATAAAGCTGATATCTATTATATGGGTAGAACTTATCCTGATTATAAGAATAGAGGCGATATAAGAACAGATTATTTTTCAAAAAGTGAACTTAAAAATAAAGGATTATTGAAAGAAGAAATAAACAGTATAATGAAAGCTCGTAACGGGTATTATTGTGATTTATTGAATGAGAAAGGAAATGTAGCAGTATCTACTTTGGGAGTTCCAGCAGAAAAAATTGAAACAGAAATTAAAAATTGTGAAATACTAAGTGGTAATGTTGATAAAGAAAAATTCAAAACAGGTAATTATATTATATTTCAGTCACCAAATGATTTTTATCACGAATCAGATGTAGGCGGTAATATAATAAAAGCAGGAGATAAATTAGATTTATCGTTTTATGATTATGCAAGAGATATTTATATTGATAAAGAATTCACTGTTATGGCAGTAATAGAATCTCAGGATATGTTTGGTCAATATAATATCATGAATAAAGATAGTATAATTTTATCAAACAAAGCATTTCAAGAAATATATTCAAACTACAAAGAGCAAATTTTAACTATAGAAATATATACGAAAGAACATCTATCGAAGCAGGATGTTGACAAAATTGAAAGACTTATTAGGAGTACAGGTAATTTTCAAATTGAAATGGAATCAAAATATGAATGGCTACAGAATTTTATTGAAGAAAAACGTGCAATAAGCATTATGGGGTACAGCTTGTCATTTATCATTGGTTTTATTGGCATACTTAATATGATAAATACTTTAATTACAAGTATCTTAATGAGAAGACGTGAGCTGGCATCTTTACAGAGTATCGGTATGACAAAAAAACAGCTCAAAAGAATGTTTTTAGCAGAGGGAGGAAGCTTATCACTATTATCACTTGTCACAATATTGCCTGTGAGTTTGTATTTATCTATAATGACCGCAAATTCTTTGATGTTTTCGGGATTTAATTTATTGATATATTTAATCTCACTAATAGGTATTTGTTTGTTGTTATTTATTTTATCGATAACTGTAGCAAGTATAATGATAAAAAATATTACAAAAGAAAGCATAGTTGAAAGATTGAGAATTACTGAGTAG